One region of Camelina sativa cultivar DH55 chromosome 6, Cs, whole genome shotgun sequence genomic DNA includes:
- the LOC104790953 gene encoding chlorophyll a-b binding protein 4, chloroplastic-like, whose amino-acid sequence MATVTTHASASIFRPCTTSKPRFLIGSSGKLNRDLSFKTIGSSSKTSSFKVEAKKGEWLPGLASPDYLTGSLAGDNGFDPLGLAEDPENLKWFIQAELVNGRWAMLGVAGMLLPEVFTKIGIINVPEWYDAGKEQYFASSSTLFVIEFILFHYVEIRRWQDIKNPGSVNQDPIFKQYSLPKGEVGYPGGIFNPLNFAPTLEAKEKELANGRLAMLAFLGFVVQHNVTGKGPFENLLQHLSDPWHNTIVQTLSG is encoded by the exons ATGGCAACTGTCACTACTCATGCCTCGGCCTCGATTTTCAGACCTTGCACTACTTCAAAGCCAAGATTCCTCATCGGTTCTTCCGGTAAGTTGAACCGCGACTTGTCGTTTAAAACGATCGGTTCATCCTccaaaacgtcgtcgtttaaGGTTGAAGCTAAGAAAGGAGAATGGTTGCCCGGTTTGGCATCGCCTGACTATCTCACCGGCAG TCTTGCCGGAGACAATGGGTTTGACCCGTTGGGTCTAGCAGAGGATCCAGAGAACTTGAAATGGTTCATCCAGGCAGAGCTGGTCAACGGACGATGGGCCATGCTCGGTGTCGCAGGGATGCTTTTGCCGGAAGTTTTCACCAAGATCG GAATCATAAACGTTCCGGAGTGGTACGATGCTGGGAAAGAGCAGTACTTCGCATCGTCCTCGACATTGTTCGTGATCGAGTTCATATTGTTTCACTACGTTGAGATCAGACGGTGGCAAGACATCAAGAACCCAGGGAGTGTGAACCAAGACCCTATCTTTAAGCAATACAGCTTACCTAAGGGTGAAGTCGGTTACCCTGGTGGAATCTTTAACCCACTTAACTTTGCTCCTACGCTTGAGGCCAAGGAGAAAGAGCTCGCAAACG ggAGGTTGGCTATGTTGGCATTCTTGGGGTTTGTGGTTCAACACAATGTGACTGGAAAGGGACCATTTGAGAATCTGTTGCAGCACTTGTCTGATCCATGGCACAACACTATTGTCCAAACCCTCAGCGGCTAA
- the LOC104790955 gene encoding probable calcium-binding protein CML47, whose product MEDSSLLSAISLLTIVIFLFILNLMMIIQDFSSYFPYRFHLFFSNAYIIFASPRNNKQISTEPPKKVFVPNRVENKTSVEEAKAIIDDSEALYEHLIEEGEEYLFEKNEMMSKELVKEVFRLFDENQDGFIDENELKHVLSLLGYDECTKMECRKMIKVFDENGDGNIDFYEFVKLIEKSFS is encoded by the coding sequence ATGGAGGATTCGTCTCTTCTTAGCGCAATCTCTCTCCTCACCATTGTCATCTTCTTGTTCATTCTCAATCTCATGATGATTATTCAAGacttctcttcttattttccCTATCgtttccatctcttcttctctaatgcCTACATTATCTTCGCCTCACCAAGAAACAATAAGCAGATCAGTACCGAGCCTCCAAAGAAAGTTTTTGTCCCGAACCGAGTAGAAAACAAGACCTCCGTGGAAGAAGCCAAGGCGATAATAGACGACTCAGAAGCTTTATACGAACATTTgatagaagaaggagaagagtacttgtttgagaagaatgagatgaTGAGTAAGGAGTTAGTGAAGGAGGTGTTTaggttatttgatgagaatcaAGATGGGTTTATAGATGAAAATGAGTTGAAACATGTGTTGAGTTTGTTAGGATACGATGAGTGTACAAAGATGGAGTGTAGGAAAATGATTAAGGTTTTCGATGAGAATGGAGATGGTAACATTGATTTTTATGAGTTTGTGAAGCTCATAGAGAAGAGCTTTTCGTGA
- the LOC104790956 gene encoding uncharacterized protein LOC104790956 — protein sequence MDWPTRTLISRRICNLLVFFVKLNHKNLSTDSDHSAMKPDPSRRRNRPLSSSSSSPSKTRPGPGEARGGKVKTSATLIDREEMGLFPGSGYDDPNPEPRSFPYSVKQQCWEKAEKIKGRDPERWRRDHLGNIVFRKLVGCPGCLCHDYDHIVPYSKGGKSTLENCQVLQAKVNRSKGNKTDISRAELIQRSSYCRVAGRDMDLLELTAYGNVQRAPESSGCRIQ from the exons atgGATTGGCCAACGAGGACACTCATCTCCCGAAGAATCTGtaatcttttggttttcttcGTCAAATTAAACCACAAAAACCTCTCTACCGATTCGGATCACTCGGCCATGAAACCCGACCCGTCCAGACGCAGAAACAGACccttatcctcttcttcttcttccccatcaAAGACCCGACCCGGTCCCGGTGAAGCCCGCGGTGGAAAGGTGAAAACTTCGGCCACTTTAATCGACCGGGAGGAGATGGGTCTTTTCCCCGGGTCGGGTTACGATGACCCGAATCCAGAACCAAGGAGTTTTCCTTACAGCGTGAAGCAGCAATGCTGGGAGAAAGCAGAGAAGATTAAAGGGAGAGATCCTGAGCGTTGGAGGAGAGATCATTTAGGGAACATTGTGTTTAGGAAACTCGTTGGTTGTCCTGGTTGCTTGTGCCATGATTATGATCACATTGTTCCTTACTCCAAG GGCGGTAAGAGCACTCTGGAAAACTGCCAGGTTCTGCAG GCAAAGGTAAATCGATCAAAGGGAAATAAAACCGATATTTCTCGAGCCGAGCTTATCCAGAGGAGTTCTTATTGCCGAGTTGCTG GCAGGGATATGGATCTCCTTGAGCTAACAGCTTACGGGAATGTACAGCGCGCACCTGAGTCTAGTGGATGCAGGATTCAATGA
- the LOC104790957 gene encoding cyclic dof factor 3-like encodes MMMESRDPAIKLFGTKIPFPAVVQLPVTVDEEEEEDDWSCGDGGEDKSEYNKVTRELSDNKKNKNCNDKSLNSSNESKPETGDKEDTTPTDQIESSDSPEEQTTADGKTLKKPTKILPCPRCKSMETKFCYYNNYNINQPRHFCKACQRYWTAGGTMRNVPVGAGRRKNKSSSSSHYRHVTITEALEAARLDPGLQANTRVLSFGLDARQQHAAPMTPVMKLQGNQKVSNGAQNGFHGVPDQRLVARRVENGDDCSSGSSVTTSNNHSVDESRAQGCRVVEPQMNNINNNSMNGYACIPGVPWPYTWNPALPPPGFYPPPGYPMPFYPYWTIPMLSPHQTASPVSQKGSNTNSPTLGKHPRDEESARLDNETERKQRNGCVLVPKTLRIDDPNEAAKSSIWTTLGIKNERMSKGGGMFEGFDHKAKMKNNNDNKAENSPVRSANPAALSRSHNFHERN; translated from the exons atgatgatggaAAGTAGAGATCCAGCTATTAAGCTCTTCGGTACGAAAATCCCTTTCCCGGCGGTTGTTCAGTTGCCGGTGACTGtggatgaggaggaggaagaagatgattggAGCTGCGGAGATGGAGGAGAGGATAAGTCAGAATATAATAAG GTAACTCGAGAGTTATCAGATaataagaagaacaagaacTGTAACGACAAAAGTCTAAACAGTTCGAATGAATCCAAACCCGAAACAGGGGACAAAGAGGATACGACTCCAACGGATCAGATAGAGAGCAGCGACTCGCCTGAGGAGCAGACCACAGCTGACGGTAAAACCCTGAAGAAACCTACCAAGATTCTCCCCTGTCCGAGATGCAAAAGCATGGAGACCAAGTTCTGTTattacaacaactacaacaTAAACCAGCCTCGTCATTTCTGCAAGGCTTGTCAGAGATATTGGACAGCTGGAGGGACTATGAGGAACGTTCCCGTTGGTGCAGGTCGTCGTAAGAACAAAAGCTCCTCGTCGTCTCATTACCGTCACGTCACTATCACCGAGGCTCTTGAAGCTGCGAGGCTCGATCCGGGCTTGCAGGCAAACACAAGGGTCTTGAGTTTTGGTTTAGATGCTCGTCAACAGCATGCTGCTCCTATGACGCCCGTGATGAAGCTACAAGGAAACCAGAAGGTCTCGAACGGAGCTCAAAACGGGTTTCATGGTGTACCGGATCAGAGGCTTGTGGCTCGTCGGGTAGAGAATGGAGATGATTGCTCAAGTGGCTCCTCTGTGACCACCTCTAACAACCACTCAGTGGATGAATCAAGAGCACAAGGCTGCAGAGTTGTTGAGCCACAAATGAACAACATCAACAATAATAGTATGAATGGTTATGCTTGCATCCCAGGTGTACCATGGCCTTACACGTGGAACCCAGCGTTGCCCCCACCAGGTTTTTACCCGCCTCCAGGGTATCCAATGCCGTTTTACCCTTACTGGACCATCCCAATGCTTTCACCGCATCAAACCGCATCCCCTGTGAGCCAAAAAGGCTCAAACACGAACTCTCCTACTCTCGGAAAGCATCCGAGAGATGAAGAATCCGCAAGATTGGACAACGAAACAGAGCGAAAACAGAGGAACGGGTGCGTTCTGGTCCCGAAAACGTTGAGAATAGACGATCCTAACGAAGCAGCAAAGAGCTCGATATGGACAACATTGGGAATCAAGAACGAGAGGATGAGCAAAGGCGGTGGTATGTTCGAAGGGTTTGATCATAAGGCGAAGATGAAGAATAACAACGACAACAAAGCCGAGAACTCCCCTGTTCGTTCTGCTAACCCTGCTGCTCTATCAAGATCACATAATTTCCATGAACGGAACTAG
- the LOC104790958 gene encoding malate dehydrogenase, chloroplastic-like, whose protein sequence is MAAAAATSASLFSIGSSYSSKASSFTPQSRAQAVNFNSIPSFTGLRSTSLISGSDSSSSLTKTLRGSVTKAQTSDRKPYGFNINASYKVAVLGAAGGIGQPLSLLIKMSPLVSTLHLYDIANVKGVAADLSHCNTPSQVRDFTGPSELADCLKDVNVVVIPAGVPRKPGMTRDDLFNINAGIVKSLVEAVADNCPNAFIHIISNPVNSTVPIAAEVLKKKGVYDPKKLFGVTTLDVVRANTFVSQKKNLKLIDVDVPVIGGHAGITILPLLSKTKPSANFTDEEIQQLTVRIQNAGTEVVDAKAGAGSATLSMAYAAARFVESSLRALDGDGDVYECSYVESTLTDLPFFASRIKLGKNGLEAVIESDLQGLTEYEQKALEALKPELKASIEKGVAFANKPAAAAAN, encoded by the coding sequence atggcagcagcagcagcaacatcagcttctttgttttcaattgGATCTTCTTACTCCTCTAAAGCCAGCTCCTTTACACCACAGTCTAGGGCACAAGCTGTGAACTTTAACTCAATCCCTAGTTTCACTGGTCTTAGATCAACCTCACTCATCTCTggatctgattcttcttcttccttgaccAAGACTCTTCGCGGTTCTGTGACCAAAGCTCAAACCTCTGACAGGAAGCCTTACGGATTCAATATCAATGCTTCTTACAAAGTAGCTGTCCTTGGTGCTGCTGGTGGTATTGGTCAGCCTTTGTCACTTCTCATCAAGATGTCTCCGTTGGTCTCAACCCTTCATCTTTACGATATCGCTAATGTTAAAGGTGTTGCTGCTGATTTGAGTCACTGTAACACTCCTTCTCAAGTTCGTGATTTCACTGGACCTTCTGAGTTAGCTGATTGTTTGAAAGATGTCAACGTTGTGGTTATCCCTGCTGGTGTACCTAGGAAACCTGGTATGACCCGTGATGATCTTTTCAACATCAATGCTGGTATTGTGAAATCTCTGGTTGAGGCTGTTGCTGATAACTGTCCTAATGCTTTCATCCATATTATTAGTAACCCTGTTAACTCCACGGTACCCATTGCTGCTGAAGTCTTGAAAAAGAAAGGTGTTTATGATCCTAAGAAGCTCTTTGGTGTCACTACCTTGGATGTTGTGAGGGCTAACACTTTTGTTTCTCAGAAAAAGAACCTTAAGCTTATAGATGTGGATGTTCCTGTTATCGGTGGACATGCTGGAATCACCATTTTGCCTCTTCTTTCAAAAACCAAGCCCTCTGCCAACTTTACCGATGAAGAAATCCAGCAGCTGACTGTTAGGATTCAGAACGCTGGAACTGAGGTCGTGGATGCTAAGGCAGGTGCAGGTTCAGCTACTTTGTCAATGGCATATGCTGCTGCAAGATTTGTCGAGTCGTCTCTCCGTGCTCTTGATGGAGACGGAGATGTCTACGAGTGTTCGTATGTGGAGTCGACTCTTACTGATCTTCCTTTCTTTGCATCACGGATCAAGCTTGGGAAGAATGGACTTGAAGCTGTGATTGAGTCAGACCTTCAGGGATTGACTGAGTACGAGCAGAAAGCACTAGAAGCTCTTAAACCAGAACTGAAAGCTAGCATTGAGAAGGGTGTCGCATTTGCAAACAAACCAGCTGCCGCTGCAGCTAACTAG